Proteins found in one Paenibacillus dendritiformis genomic segment:
- a CDS encoding non-ribosomal peptide synthetase/type I polyketide synthase, giving the protein MKEPQKLDKSNVEDILALTPMQSGMLLQYLKNPDTTQYVELIQLDISGEIDFLLFEQSWACVVQANEALRTLFRWEEVNQPVQIVLKQHRPVIRYVNDSELDEEARARRIVARAAADKQEKFRLDQVPFRLTLCKQTERKHTLLISFHHILLDGWSTGILLKEWLNAYRMLAQGMKPELRRKPPFKQFVASLQQQDKKKQESYWSRYLHELQTKPIPLSRSGASAEKASIAVHTEKRSGTYVADLHRFVRTAQVTQAALFYTAWGILLQHYTNSDDVLFGITVSGRNTSIPGMEDMVGLFINTLPLRMKAGPEHGLPDLLADVNRSIQAHEDHAGTSLTNIKGYGGMRAEGVPFDSLLVVENYPLDKAVTSAEGPLAITSHYIEEETEFDLTVRITAADELEMTFAYNERAHRSDTVAKLASHYLYIIEQIIQTSTQVTAYHETRLQDIGILTAEEREQIRHFNLTTASYPREKTIHELFEEQVRLAPEGTAVTDERRSITYRELNEQSNRIARALRADGLERGQVVGLLANRSTEMIAGMFGILKAGGVYLPLDSAHPAERIAYMLQDGKVDIVLASSGLESLVPEQMKVMLLNEALLGCGEATDMPLVNGPEHPAYVMYTSGSTGAPKGVVVGHRNVVRLVRNTNYVQVQPGDGVLQAGAIGFDALTFEVFGALLNGASLHIPDKHTLLDNTRLDAFLRSRNISVAILTPALFNQLAQQRPQMFAGLLHLIVAGDVLSPKHIEAVRQACPGLTMWNGYGPTENTVFSTCFRIEREFADHIPIGPPISNSTAYIVDRHDNLLPIGVPGELVVGGDGVALGYLNQPELTAEKFVPDPFRPEGVMYRTGDMARWQEDGSLEFMGRIDQQVKIRGHRIELGEIETLLLQHQSIEQAAVTALRRGGHTELCAYVVPSGKAPASELRAYLAAKVPDYMIPSHFVQLDRIPLTPNGKLDRRALPAPAERAPSVQDAALPRTELERLIAEAWQAVLELESVGIHDKYFEVGGNSINLIQLQSNLQRQLKREVPIVTLFQYPTVHELAAYLAGEADGTRGQAGDQAAASRAGGPHSEDAVSSARAGSEGGRDIAIVGMAGRFPGARNIAEFWSNLEQGQESISFFTDDELAEYGFDRDLLKRPEFVKAKGVLDEMEHFDPAFFGYTPDQAAIMDPQIRLLHQCAWHALEDAGCDPERHDGSIGLFAGMMNNFHWLSQLSERLHGNLSDMFEVNSLNDTYSVSTRIAHKLNLTGPAISLQTACSTSLVAVHLACQSILSGDCDLALAGGASIVLPQKSGYLYQEGMIKSPDGHCRTFDAKAKGTIGGDGVGFVALKPLEAAKKDGDRIYAVIKGTAINNDGSRKVGYTAPSVEGQMDVIQRALAAAQVPADSITYVEAHGSGTPLGDPIEIEALTKAFRSDRTGFCRIGSVKTNIGHLDAAAGVAGLMKTALALHHKQIPPSLHFEMPNPNIDFANSPFVVNTALAEWRNEAGPLRAGVSSFGIGGTNAHVILEEAPVREASGAGRRPSQLLALSAKTPAALDAMTAHLGAYLQEHPELSLADVAYTLQRGRRHFKYRRILSCGTIEEAIEALTPAEGRNGFDERKVVTCAADDGGSSVVFMFSGQGSQYVNMGADLYRHEPVFRAEMDRCFRLYRDIAGREMKDILYPAADADAEAAALHINQTKHIQPVMFMFEYALARLVMAWGVKPEAMIGYSFGEYTAACLADVLSLEDAMRLIILRGELMQQAPAGAMLSVPLPEQELRLRLTGTLSLAVVNGPSCIVSGSEEDVAAFEHSMKAEKIMCMRLPVATAGHSSLLHAMKEPFAAAVRQVRLQPPSIPYVSTTTGTWITAEEAADPDYWIRHLTDTVRFADGMALLAQEPRRLFIEIGPGQDLTLLARRHLGSGRDQRALNLVRPAQRGGSDSALLVNRIGRLWLHGQSIDWQAFHGEARAIVSLPSYPFARERYWPQASEGGLAAPGTGQGKGRPSSGKMGKQADMSDWFYVPTWKKTPAAPASLKGEAAGNWLVFADGAGLAADIAKHLSERGAYVVTVRAGERFEQEGAMQYTLHPRNEGHYARLFSELQAHGRLPNRILHAWGVSGPSGSDLTTIRAAQDLGFYSVLYTAKALKRQQVREEMRMWVFTDSVHAIAGEPVLHPEKATVLGPCRVIPQELPHMQCRSIDIVLPEAGSWQRERLIGRLLDEFGAAGTELAIAYRDNARWVLDYEPFKISEPEAQTPGLRPGGVYLITGGLGYMGHTLGGYLARSVQAKLALTSRSPFPPREEWDAWVSAHGKEEAVSVQIGKLRQLEAQGAEVLVLSADAADQEQMETAIRQAEAAFGPLNGVIHAAGMTGDAAFRMLEETVEPLCEQHFRAKMYGLLVLERVLAGKDLDFCLLASSLSPMLGGLGFSAYAAANHFMDAFVHDRNRRQPVPWTSVNWDGWQLEADQTIRGQAGTSISELLIAPAEGVELLRRLLPVRDMSQIVISTGDLGARIDKWVRREGQHEEPEAFRQGDGSYYSRPALSGEYAAPATETERKLCAMWEQFFRIDRIGVQDDFFELGGDSLKAITVVSAIHKELSVEIGLPVFFNMPTIQQLSAYIDGAERSAYHDIEPAEAKDYYELSSAQKRLYLIQQMEQGHTGYNEIVAGVLEGRLDRARLEAALRQMVERHESLRTSFELVNGKPMQKINEAVPIELEYEDYSAAVTPLDGEEDADERIRAAVAAFVRPFDLTRAPLMRAGLIKLGEDRYVLMVDMHHIVSDGLSQDIFVNDFLALYAGRELPELPLQYKDFSEWQNRMMDTDEMKRQGAFWLERLKDAPRLSLRTDYPRPDTRSFAGSLVPFELDAERTQALKSLCLREDVTLFMALLAIFNLLLAKVCGQDDIVVGTPVVGRKQQALQLIIGKFVNMLPLRNRLQEEMSFTDLLQAVRSTTLDAFAHQDFQFEEMVRQAGRERELGRNPIFDVVFALQNMQNPEMSVPGLMLKPFPFVHDASHFDLSLIAEEDGDRLAFKFEYSTRLFQRDTIECFAAYLQDIVSDVLAHPDKRVREIEIAHHLAEPEAVFLAGAQGEFGL; this is encoded by the coding sequence GTGAAGGAGCCGCAAAAACTGGACAAAAGCAATGTGGAAGATATTTTGGCCTTAACCCCGATGCAGTCGGGCATGCTTCTCCAATATTTGAAGAACCCGGATACGACGCAGTATGTAGAGCTGATACAATTGGACATCAGCGGCGAGATCGACTTCTTGTTGTTCGAACAATCGTGGGCATGCGTCGTGCAGGCGAATGAGGCGCTGCGCACCTTGTTCCGGTGGGAAGAGGTGAATCAGCCCGTACAAATTGTGCTGAAGCAGCACCGGCCTGTCATTCGTTACGTGAATGACTCCGAACTGGACGAGGAGGCCCGGGCGCGCCGGATCGTGGCGCGGGCTGCCGCCGACAAGCAGGAGAAGTTCAGACTGGATCAGGTGCCGTTCCGGCTGACGCTATGCAAGCAGACCGAACGGAAGCATACGCTGCTCATCAGCTTCCATCATATTTTGTTGGACGGATGGAGCACCGGCATTCTGTTGAAGGAATGGCTGAACGCCTACCGCATGCTGGCACAAGGGATGAAGCCGGAGCTGCGGCGCAAGCCGCCGTTCAAGCAGTTCGTCGCGTCGCTGCAGCAGCAGGACAAGAAGAAGCAAGAGAGCTACTGGAGCCGGTATTTGCATGAGCTGCAGACCAAGCCGATTCCGTTATCCCGAAGCGGGGCAAGCGCGGAAAAGGCGTCTATCGCCGTGCATACGGAAAAGCGAAGCGGGACCTATGTAGCGGACCTGCACCGGTTTGTGCGGACAGCGCAAGTGACGCAAGCGGCCCTTTTCTATACCGCCTGGGGCATTTTGCTCCAGCATTATACGAATAGCGACGACGTGTTGTTCGGTATTACCGTATCCGGGCGCAACACAAGCATTCCCGGCATGGAGGACATGGTCGGCTTGTTCATCAACACGCTGCCGCTTCGCATGAAGGCGGGTCCCGAACACGGCCTGCCCGATCTCCTGGCCGATGTGAACCGTTCCATCCAGGCGCATGAGGACCATGCGGGGACTTCTTTGACGAACATTAAGGGATACGGCGGGATGCGGGCGGAAGGCGTCCCGTTCGATTCGCTGCTGGTGGTGGAGAACTATCCATTGGATAAGGCGGTCACCAGCGCCGAGGGGCCGCTTGCGATCACTTCCCATTATATCGAGGAAGAAACCGAGTTCGATCTGACGGTCCGCATCACGGCAGCCGATGAACTGGAGATGACCTTCGCTTATAACGAGCGGGCGCATCGTTCCGACACGGTGGCCAAGCTGGCTTCTCATTACCTCTACATCATCGAGCAAATCATCCAAACCTCTACCCAAGTTACGGCCTACCACGAAACGAGACTGCAGGATATCGGCATCCTTACCGCGGAGGAGCGGGAACAAATTCGGCATTTCAATCTGACCACCGCCAGCTATCCCCGTGAGAAGACCATTCACGAATTGTTCGAGGAACAGGTCCGGCTAGCGCCTGAAGGCACGGCCGTCACGGATGAACGGAGATCCATCACCTACCGGGAGCTGAATGAACAATCCAACCGGATTGCCCGCGCGCTGCGGGCGGATGGATTGGAACGCGGCCAGGTTGTCGGATTGCTGGCGAATCGCTCCACTGAAATGATCGCTGGCATGTTCGGGATTCTCAAAGCGGGAGGCGTCTATTTGCCGCTGGATTCTGCTCATCCTGCCGAACGGATCGCCTATATGCTGCAAGATGGGAAGGTAGACATCGTACTGGCTTCTTCCGGTCTTGAGTCGCTAGTGCCGGAACAGATGAAGGTAATGCTGTTGAACGAAGCGCTGCTTGGTTGCGGCGAAGCAACCGACATGCCGTTGGTGAACGGGCCGGAGCATCCGGCCTACGTGATGTACACTTCAGGATCGACCGGCGCCCCCAAAGGCGTGGTGGTCGGTCACCGCAATGTCGTGCGGCTGGTTCGCAATACGAACTACGTGCAGGTGCAGCCGGGAGATGGCGTGCTTCAAGCAGGGGCCATCGGCTTCGACGCCCTCACGTTCGAGGTGTTCGGGGCGCTGTTGAATGGGGCGAGCCTGCACATTCCGGATAAGCATACACTGCTGGACAACACCAGGCTGGATGCCTTTTTGCGCTCGCGGAACATTTCGGTCGCAATTCTGACGCCGGCACTATTCAACCAGTTGGCGCAGCAGCGGCCGCAGATGTTTGCCGGCTTGCTGCACCTCATTGTCGCCGGTGATGTATTGTCGCCGAAGCACATCGAAGCCGTCCGCCAGGCATGCCCAGGGTTGACGATGTGGAACGGATACGGTCCTACAGAGAACACGGTCTTTTCGACCTGTTTTCGAATCGAACGCGAATTTGCCGATCATATTCCGATTGGTCCGCCGATCAGCAATTCCACGGCTTATATTGTCGACCGCCACGATAACCTGCTGCCGATAGGCGTTCCCGGTGAACTGGTCGTAGGCGGGGACGGGGTGGCGCTCGGCTACTTGAACCAGCCCGAGCTGACAGCGGAAAAATTCGTGCCGGATCCGTTCCGTCCTGAGGGCGTCATGTACCGGACAGGGGATATGGCCCGTTGGCAGGAGGACGGAAGCCTTGAATTTATGGGGCGGATCGATCAGCAGGTCAAGATTCGCGGCCACCGCATCGAGCTTGGTGAAATCGAGACGTTGCTCCTCCAGCATCAATCGATTGAACAAGCGGCGGTAACGGCGCTGCGGCGGGGCGGTCACACGGAATTGTGCGCGTATGTGGTTCCTTCCGGGAAGGCGCCGGCGTCCGAACTGCGGGCCTATCTAGCCGCGAAAGTGCCGGATTATATGATCCCGTCGCATTTTGTGCAACTGGATCGCATTCCGCTGACGCCGAATGGGAAGCTTGACCGCAGGGCGCTGCCTGCTCCTGCGGAGCGCGCTCCTTCTGTTCAGGATGCGGCATTGCCGCGGACAGAGCTGGAGCGGCTCATCGCCGAAGCGTGGCAGGCCGTGCTCGAACTGGAGAGCGTAGGCATCCACGATAAATACTTTGAAGTCGGGGGGAACTCCATCAATCTGATTCAGCTCCAGAGCAACCTGCAAAGGCAGCTAAAGCGTGAAGTGCCTATCGTCACGCTGTTCCAGTACCCGACCGTCCATGAATTGGCGGCCTATTTGGCGGGGGAAGCGGACGGGACTCGGGGCCAGGCCGGCGATCAGGCAGCGGCCAGCCGCGCGGGCGGGCCGCATTCCGAAGATGCCGTATCTTCGGCAAGAGCAGGGAGTGAAGGCGGCCGCGACATCGCGATCGTCGGAATGGCCGGCAGATTTCCCGGCGCGCGCAATATCGCCGAATTCTGGAGCAACCTGGAGCAGGGACAGGAGTCGATCTCGTTCTTTACGGATGACGAGCTGGCTGAATACGGCTTTGACCGCGATTTATTGAAGCGGCCGGAATTCGTCAAGGCGAAGGGCGTGCTGGATGAGATGGAACACTTCGATCCGGCCTTCTTCGGCTACACGCCCGATCAGGCCGCCATTATGGACCCGCAGATCCGGCTGCTGCATCAATGCGCTTGGCATGCCCTGGAGGACGCGGGCTGCGATCCGGAACGCCACGATGGGTCCATCGGGCTGTTTGCCGGCATGATGAACAACTTCCATTGGTTGTCGCAGCTATCCGAGCGGCTGCACGGGAACTTGTCGGACATGTTTGAGGTGAATTCGCTCAATGATACCTATAGCGTCAGCACCCGCATTGCGCACAAGCTGAATTTGACCGGGCCCGCGATCAGTTTGCAAACAGCTTGCTCCACCTCGCTGGTGGCCGTCCATTTGGCGTGCCAGTCGATCCTCAGCGGCGATTGCGATCTGGCTCTGGCCGGCGGCGCATCGATCGTGCTTCCTCAGAAATCGGGATACCTGTATCAGGAAGGCATGATCAAGTCACCGGATGGACACTGCCGCACCTTCGACGCCAAGGCGAAAGGCACGATAGGCGGAGACGGCGTCGGCTTCGTCGCGCTCAAGCCGCTGGAGGCCGCGAAGAAGGACGGAGACCGGATCTATGCGGTCATCAAGGGAACAGCCATCAACAATGACGGCAGCCGCAAGGTCGGTTATACGGCCCCGAGCGTGGAGGGCCAGATGGACGTCATTCAGAGGGCGCTGGCCGCGGCGCAAGTTCCGGCGGACAGCATCACGTACGTGGAGGCGCACGGATCGGGAACGCCGCTGGGCGATCCGATCGAGATCGAAGCGCTGACGAAGGCGTTCCGGTCGGATAGAACCGGCTTTTGCCGCATCGGCTCCGTCAAGACGAACATCGGCCATCTAGATGCTGCGGCAGGCGTGGCTGGCTTGATGAAGACGGCATTGGCGCTTCATCACAAACAGATTCCGCCGAGCCTTCACTTTGAGATGCCGAATCCGAACATCGACTTCGCCAACAGCCCGTTCGTCGTGAATACGGCGCTCGCCGAATGGCGGAACGAGGCGGGGCCGCTGCGGGCCGGAGTGAGCTCCTTCGGCATCGGCGGGACGAACGCCCACGTCATTTTGGAGGAGGCTCCCGTGCGCGAAGCGTCAGGGGCGGGGCGGCGGCCAAGCCAACTGCTGGCGCTGTCGGCCAAGACGCCGGCTGCGCTGGATGCGATGACGGCCCATCTCGGCGCCTATCTTCAGGAGCATCCCGAGCTCAGCCTCGCGGATGTCGCGTACACGCTGCAGCGCGGCCGCCGGCATTTCAAGTACCGGCGCATCCTGTCCTGCGGCACGATCGAGGAAGCGATTGAGGCGTTGACGCCGGCTGAAGGCAGGAACGGCTTCGATGAACGGAAGGTGGTGACCTGCGCCGCGGATGACGGGGGCAGCTCCGTCGTGTTCATGTTCTCCGGGCAAGGCTCGCAATACGTCAATATGGGAGCGGACTTGTACCGGCATGAGCCGGTGTTCCGCGCGGAGATGGATCGTTGCTTCCGCCTGTACCGCGACATTGCCGGACGCGAGATGAAGGACATCTTGTACCCGGCCGCGGATGCGGATGCGGAAGCGGCCGCCCTGCATATAAATCAGACGAAGCATATCCAACCGGTCATGTTCATGTTCGAATATGCGCTGGCGCGGCTCGTCATGGCGTGGGGAGTGAAGCCGGAAGCGATGATCGGCTACAGCTTCGGCGAATATACGGCCGCCTGCCTCGCGGATGTCCTGTCTCTCGAAGATGCGATGCGGCTCATCATCTTGCGCGGAGAGCTGATGCAGCAGGCCCCGGCGGGGGCGATGCTCAGCGTGCCGCTGCCCGAGCAGGAGTTGAGGCTCCGTCTGACCGGCACCTTGTCGCTGGCCGTCGTGAACGGGCCGTCATGCATTGTGTCGGGCTCGGAGGAAGATGTCGCCGCGTTCGAGCACAGCATGAAGGCGGAGAAAATCATGTGCATGCGATTGCCGGTGGCGACGGCAGGGCATTCATCGCTGCTGCACGCGATGAAGGAACCGTTCGCCGCCGCCGTGCGCCAAGTGCGCTTGCAGCCTCCTTCCATACCGTATGTCTCGACGACGACGGGGACATGGATCACCGCGGAGGAAGCGGCTGACCCGGATTATTGGATTCGGCACCTGACGGATACGGTCCGCTTTGCCGACGGCATGGCGCTGCTCGCCCAAGAACCGCGCAGGTTATTCATCGAGATCGGTCCCGGCCAGGATCTGACCCTGCTCGCGCGCCGTCACCTCGGCAGCGGCCGCGACCAGCGGGCTCTCAACCTGGTTCGCCCGGCGCAGCGCGGCGGATCGGACAGCGCCTTGCTGGTCAACCGGATCGGCAGGCTGTGGCTGCACGGCCAGTCCATCGATTGGCAAGCGTTCCATGGGGAAGCCCGCGCCATTGTCTCCTTGCCGTCCTATCCGTTCGCCCGGGAGCGCTATTGGCCTCAAGCTTCCGAAGGCGGGCTGGCGGCGCCGGGAACGGGCCAGGGCAAGGGCCGCCCATCCAGCGGCAAAATGGGCAAACAGGCCGACATGTCCGACTGGTTCTATGTGCCGACATGGAAAAAGACGCCTGCCGCTCCCGCAAGCTTGAAGGGAGAGGCTGCCGGCAATTGGCTTGTCTTCGCCGACGGCGCGGGATTGGCTGCGGACATCGCCAAGCATCTCTCCGAACGGGGAGCCTATGTCGTTACGGTACGGGCAGGAGAGCGGTTTGAGCAAGAAGGAGCGATGCAGTATACGCTCCACCCGCGGAACGAGGGGCATTACGCGAGGCTGTTCTCCGAGCTTCAAGCACACGGGCGGCTGCCGAACCGGATACTGCATGCCTGGGGCGTGTCCGGCCCATCCGGTTCGGACCTGACAACGATACGGGCTGCGCAGGATCTCGGGTTCTACAGCGTGTTGTATACGGCCAAAGCGTTGAAGCGGCAGCAGGTCCGGGAAGAAATGCGCATGTGGGTGTTCACCGACAGCGTGCATGCCATCGCGGGCGAGCCTGTCCTGCATCCGGAGAAGGCGACGGTGCTCGGCCCGTGCCGGGTCATTCCGCAGGAGCTTCCGCACATGCAGTGCCGCAGCATCGACATCGTCTTGCCGGAAGCGGGGAGCTGGCAGCGGGAAAGGCTGATCGGCCGCCTGCTGGACGAATTCGGCGCTGCCGGAACCGAATTGGCGATAGCCTATCGCGACAATGCGCGGTGGGTGCTCGACTATGAGCCGTTCAAAATAAGCGAGCCCGAAGCACAGACGCCGGGGCTGCGTCCAGGCGGCGTCTATTTGATTACGGGCGGGCTAGGATACATGGGCCATACGCTTGGCGGTTATCTCGCCAGAAGCGTCCAGGCGAAGCTGGCGCTCACCAGCCGCTCCCCGTTCCCGCCTCGCGAGGAGTGGGATGCATGGGTGTCTGCCCATGGGAAAGAAGAAGCCGTCAGCGTCCAGATTGGCAAGCTGCGTCAGCTCGAAGCCCAGGGGGCGGAAGTGCTCGTGCTGTCCGCGGATGCCGCCGATCAGGAACAAATGGAGACGGCCATCCGGCAAGCGGAGGCGGCGTTCGGCCCCTTGAACGGGGTGATTCACGCGGCCGGGATGACGGGAGATGCTGCCTTCCGGATGCTGGAGGAGACGGTCGAGCCGTTATGCGAGCAGCATTTCCGGGCGAAAATGTATGGCCTGCTCGTTCTGGAGCGGGTGCTGGCGGGCAAAGATCTGGATTTCTGCCTGCTCGCGTCGTCATTGTCTCCGATGCTTGGCGGCTTGGGCTTTTCCGCCTACGCGGCGGCGAACCATTTCATGGATGCCTTTGTGCATGATCGCAACCGCCGCCAGCCGGTGCCGTGGACGAGCGTCAACTGGGACGGCTGGCAGTTGGAGGCGGATCAGACGATTCGCGGGCAAGCGGGCACTTCGATATCCGAGCTGCTCATTGCCCCCGCCGAGGGAGTCGAGCTGCTCCGGCGCTTGCTGCCGGTGCGGGACATGAGCCAGATCGTCATATCGACCGGCGATCTGGGCGCCCGGATCGACAAGTGGGTGAGACGGGAGGGGCAGCATGAGGAGCCGGAAGCATTCCGGCAAGGAGACGGCTCCTACTACTCCCGGCCGGCGCTGTCCGGCGAATATGCGGCTCCTGCCACGGAGACGGAACGGAAGCTGTGCGCGATGTGGGAGCAGTTTTTCCGCATCGACCGGATCGGCGTGCAGGACGACTTTTTCGAGCTGGGCGGCGACTCGCTCAAAGCGATAACGGTCGTCTCCGCGATTCACAAAGAGCTGAGCGTCGAGATTGGCCTGCCCGTTTTTTTCAATATGCCGACGATTCAGCAGTTGTCCGCTTATATCGACGGGGCGGAACGGAGCGCTTATCACGATATCGAGCCGGCCGAGGCGAAGGACTATTACGAGCTGTCCTCGGCGCAGAAGCGTCTCTATTTGATTCAGCAGATGGAACAGGGGCATACGGGGTACAACGAAATCGTCGCGGGCGTCCTGGAGGGGCGGCTCGACCGGGCGCGCCTGGAAGCGGCGCTGCGGCAGATGGTGGAGCGGCATGAAAGCTTGCGCACATCGTTCGAGCTCGTGAACGGCAAGCCGATGCAGAAAATCAACGAAGCCGTCCCGATCGAGCTGGAATACGAGGACTACAGCGCCGCCGTCACGCCGCTTGACGGCGAGGAGGACGCGGATGAGCGGATTCGCGCCGCGGTGGCGGCATTCGTTCGCCCCTTTGACTTGACCCGGGCGCCGCTGATGCGGGCCGGACTGATCAAGCTCGGGGAGGACCGGTATGTGTTGATGGTGGATATGCACCACATCGTCTCCGATGGCTTGTCGCAGGACATTTTCGTCAACGACTTTCTGGCTCTGTACGCCGGGCGCGAATTGCCCGAACTTCCGCTGCAATACAAAGATTTTTCCGAATGGCAAAACCGGATGATGGACACGGACGAGATGAAACGGCAGGGGGCGTTCTGGCTGGAGCGGCTGAAGGACGCTCCGCGGCTGTCCTTGCGCACGGACTATCCTCGTCCGGACACGAGAAGCTTCGCCGGCAGCCTCGTTCCGTTCGAGCTGGATGCAGAGCGGACCCAAGCCTTGAAGTCGCTCTGCCTGAGGGAAGACGTGACGTTGTTCATGGCCCTGCTCGCCATTTTCAACCTGCTGCTGGCCAAAGTGTGCGGACAGGATGACATCGTGGTCGGGACCCCGGTTGTCGGCCGCAAGCAGCAAGCGCTGCAGCTTATTATCGGCAAGTTCGTCAACATGCTTCCGCTGCGGAACCGGCTTCAGGAAGAGATGAGCTTCACCGATTTGCTTCAAGCCGTGCGCTCGACGACGCTGGACGCCTTCGCTCATCAGGATTTCCAATTCGAGGAAATGGTGCGGCAGGCGGGAAGGGAACGCGAACTGGGCCGCAATCCGATTTTCGATGTCGTGTTCGCCTTGCAGAACATGCAGAATCCGGAGATGAGCGTTCCCGGCTTGATGTTGAAGCCATTCCCGTTCGTTCACGACGCTTCCCATTTCGACCTGTCGCTCATCGCGGAAGAGGACGGAGACCGGTTGGCGTTCAAATTCGAATACAGCACCCGCTTGTTTCAGCGCGACACGATCGAGTGCTTTGCTGCATATCTGCAGGATATCGTGTCTGACGTGCTGGCCCATCCGGACAAGAGGGTCAGGGAGATTGAGATTGCGCACCATCTGGCCGAGCCGGAAGCGGTATTTCTCGCCGGCGCCCAGGGGGAATTCGGCCTATGA